GTTCTTCCTGTACTACCTCGGTTCGCCGTCGTTCTACCTCGAAGCCGTGTTCTGGCTCGTGGTGGTCGGCGCCGCCCTCGTCGAGTGGTACAGCGGGGGGACACCGCTCGGCGAACGGTCCGGCTAGGCCAGTCGGCCCGCGAAAGCTATGCGGCCACGGCGGTTACGAGGGGATATCCCTCGATGGACCACTTCCTCGCCGACCTGCTCGACGCCCTGGTACGGCTCGACGCGGTCACCATGGAACGCATCGTCGCGTGGCGGAGCCCGCTCGCGACCAAACTGCTGACCTCGGCGACAGGGCTCGGCTCCGCGACGGCGGCGCTCGTCTTCGTCGGGGTCTGCTATCTCGCCGGCTGGGACGAGGAGTACCGCCACGCGCTGGTCGGGCTGGCGCTCTCGGGCGTCGTCGTCGGCACGCTCATGCTGACAATCGCGCGCCCGTTTCCCCCGCAGCCGGTCTGTCTGACCGGTGGGAGCGAGACAGTTGCCACGTCGTTCCCCTCGGGCCACGCCGCCGCCGTCACGGTGTACGCCATGACCGCCCGGCGCTCGGAGACGCTGCCAGCCGGCGTCGTCACGGCACTTGCGGGCGCCGTCGCGTTCTCCCGAATCTATCTCGGCACCCACTACCTGACCGACACCGTCGTCGGCGTCGCCATCGGTATCGCGGCGTTCCTGCTGGCCGAGCAGCTGCTGGCGCGAGTCGACGTGACGGCACTGGAGCGGCGTGCCAGCGAGGCCGTCGGGCGGGAGTGACCACCCGTGGGGCACCGAGCCGGCGCTGGGCGTATTCGCCGCCGCGGCGTCTGGGAAAGGGAACCACAAAAGAGCGCAGTTCTGTGCGCCGTCTACGGCGCGAGGTCGAATTTCTCTGCGGCGGTCTCCATGTCCTTATCGCCCCGGCCACAGAGGTTCACCAGAAGGGTGTCGTGACGGTCTTCCTCGGCGAGTTTGATGGCGAGCGCGATGGCGTGGCTCGGTTCGAGCGCCGGGATGATACCCTCCGTCTCGCTCAGTTCGCGGAACGCGGCGAGCGCCTCCTCGTCGGTGACGCCGTGGTACTCGGCGCGGCCAAGCGACTGGAGCGCGGCGTGTTCCGGACCGACCGCCGGGTAGTCGAGCCCGGCGCTGACGGAGTGGTTCTCCGTCTCCTCGTCTATCATCTTCGTCTTCATCCCCTGGAAGACCTGCGGGTCGTCCTGTTCCGTCGCTGTGAGCGCCGCCGAGTGCTGGCCCGAATCGAGCCCCTTCCCGGCCGGTTCGGCTCCATAAAACGCCACATCGTCCTCTTTGAACGCGTGGAACAGCCCGATGGAGTTCGACCCGCCACCCACGGCGGCGACACACGCGTCCGGCAGGTCACCGTGCATGTCCTGTATCTGCTCGCGGGCCTCACGGCCGATGACCGACTGGAACTCACGGACCATCCGCGGGAACGGGTCCGGGCCGACGGCGCTCCCGACCAGGTAGTGGGTCTCCTCGGTGTTCTCGACGAGGTCCTCCATCGCGGCGTCGACGGCCTCGGCCAGCCCCTCGTTGCCCCGCGCGACCGGCTCGACGTCCGCGCCCATCAGTCGCATCCTGAAGACGTTCATCCGCTGTCGACCGATGTCCTTCCGGCCCATGTACACCGTCGTGTCCATGTCCAGCAGCGCGCCGACCATCGCCGTCGCCGTGCCGTGCTGGCCGGCCCCCGTCTCCGCGATGAGGCGCTCCTTGCCGGCCCGTTTCGCCAGCAACGCCTGCCCGAGCGTGTTGTTGAGCTTGTGCGCGCCGCCGTGGAGCAGGTCCTCGTGCTTGAAGTAGATGTCCGCACCGTAGCGTTCGCTGAGCGTCTCGGCGTAAAACACCGGTGTCGGCCGGCCGGCAAAGTGTTCCAGCAAGTACTCGAACTCCTCGCGGAACTCCGGGTCGTCTTTGAGGTCGTCGAACGCCTCGGCCAACTGAGCGAGCGGTTCTTCGAGCGGTTCCGGGACGTGTCGGCCACCGAACTCTTCGAATTCGCCGGGTGAAGGCATGTCAGCTACTGATTGGGCTGTGGGCTAAAAGCTACTGCCGAGTGAGTCCGGTATTACACGCTCCGCCTGCCGTTCTAACCGCTCGCCGGGGTCGAGTTCCAGTATACCTGTTCGGGGAAACCCCGAAGCGGCGCCGCCGAACGTTACTCCGGTTGCCACGAGGTGATAGTGGCTTCCGACGACCAGTAGTTCTGGTACTGCGGACAGAACTTCTGGTTGGTGAACCCGTCGTATTTGCCCCACCCCTGCGCGCGGAAGCCGACCGGTGGCTTGAGACCCATCAGCAGGAAGCAGTCCCGAATCTGGTAGGCAAGATGCGAGACCACGTAGTGATGGAACGACTCGATTTCCGCCGGGTCGAACGCCATCAGTTCAATCGTGGCATCGGGGTCGCGTTCCAGTGGGTCCTCACCGCGCACCGTCCGGTCGCTTCCTAACCCGTCGTTGTGGATGTAGTGTAGCCCAGAGACGGCTTCGATATCAAAGTCGAGCGCGTCGAACGTGTCGGTGGCGAGTGTCTCCTTGTCCGGAATCGCCGGCGAATCCGAGTCCCCCTCGAACCGACCGAGGAACTGGTCCAGCACCGGCGGGTCGAATTCGGTCGGGTCTTGACGGAGATAGATATCCTTGGAGTAGACCAGCGGGTCATCAGGATCGACATCGTCGAACGGTAGCTCGACTGTCTGTCCGTCGCCGTGACTCTCGATTTGAGCCTGTAGGTCCCCGAACAACTCGGTGAACTCTGATTCGGACAAGGAGACGACGGCCGCGAGGGTCGCTGCAATTCGGTCCGGGTTGCTCGTCGGCGGCACTGTATCATGCCCCCGCTCGCGATAGGCGTACCACTTCGCGTAACGGCGAGCCTGACTTCCGTATTCGGTTTCCTCTATGGTACGACCTTCCGGCTTGTCAGCGTATCCGTCCTGATCGTGGTACTTGATTTCGCCGTCGAACTCTATCTCAAAGACGTGTTCAATATCGTTATTGTCGATTACACTCAAACCGACACGCTCGTCATTCTCGCCTGTAATGTGTCCATCCATTTTCAGTCTCTCCTGCTTTTACCGACACCCTGCGAGTCAGAGGTTTCAGTCTGCCATTCGCCTTGTTCAACCTGCCGTCGAATCTGCTCGGCACGGTCATCGAGCGAGCCACTGGTCCGGTCCCACAGCTCGCGGAGCGTGACTTCGGCAACTTCGACGCCGATAATCGCTGGTCCGAGTTTGAGGCCCAAGATACCCTTGATGACGTTCCAAGAGAGTTCTTCCCAGTAGCTCGGGTCGATATTCCCTTTTAAGGCTTCCCGCTGGTCATCTGTCAGCGCGATTTGGTCGAGGTCTTCGCTGATTGCCGAGGAAAGCGAACGAATCTCTGCTCCGAGGTCCTTCGGTTTGTCTGCCAGCGTTCCGAGCGATGTCTCGGTCTCCATTCCCGGATGCGAATCAGTGTCGGTAGACCGAGATTGATCCATCTCGCCACGGGCGATGGCCGCGTCGACTTCTGCCTCAGTGAGTTCGCTTTCTTTGTTACCTCTCTCGATGATGTCCTGCGCGACATTGTGGAGGAAACTGATTCGGTTGGCGTTCTGTGACTCCCGGAATTCGCCCACCTCGCCGGATTCGTTCTCGGCCTCGAACAGCGCAAGCGCATGGAACACCTTGTCTTCTGCCAACCGCTGCACGTGCACGTCCGAACCGCGCATCCCCGGCACACCGATTACACCACCCCGCATCACCCGCTCGGCCGTTTGTTCGGCCTGCCGTTCTAACCGCTCGTCGGGGTCGATTTCCAGTGTCCCGGATTGGGGTAGCATCGAGACGGCACCCCCCGTTTGCTGTCTCACGTGCGCTAACTCGTGGGCCAGCACGTGCTGTCCCTCCGGAGTTTCGGGGTCGTACTCACCGGTGTTGAACGCGACGTGATTCCCGACGGTAAAGGCCCGTGCGTTGATATCATTGCACGCTTTGGCCGCTTGCGGTCCGGTGTGGATGCGCACGTCGCCCAGACTGTCGCCCATTCGCTCCTCGATGGCCTCCTGAATCGAATCGTCCAGCTGCCGGCCCGGTGACCCGATTACGTCCCGAACGCTGTCGGGCACACCGGCGTCGCCGGCTTTCGGCGAGTCCAGATGGGCGTCCCGCGAGCGCTGGACAGAGCGGGCGTTCTGCCGCTCGACGTTCCATGGCACTTGGGGCGGGCGCTCGCGCTGGCGCTCGCGGAACTGCTCCATGTCCCGGGGTTTGCCCATCGTCTCGACGGTCATCCCCTCGTCGGCCCAGCGGCGGACCTTCCCGGCGCCGTGGCTGTCGACCAGCCGCTGGACCTGGACTTCCTGACCGTCCCGGTACGGCTCGAACCCACAGAGGTCCGCCGCCTCTTGGCGGGAGAGCGTCGGCCCCCGGCGCGTCGACGACCCGCCGTCGTCGTCCCGCCAGTCCGGATACCTGTCGTAGTCGAACGAGGACGCCGCCTCGTAGCGGGTGTCACCGCGCGAGGACGCCGACTGGTCGCTTCGGGACGCACTCTCCCGCTCGGTCCGGAATCCCATCGTTGGCCGTTTTTCACACCGGCCGCATATAATTATTATTCAATCTCCAGTCGTAGAAAGAGCAGTGGTGGTCAGGAGTCCGAGGCCTGCTCTCCGGGCCGGGGCGTGAGGACGGTGTCCTCGCCCAGCGACGCCTCGCCCATGGCGAAGGTCCGGGAGGTGAGGCCGGTGTTGATACCGAGAAAGGAGTTCTCTCCGAGCGCGAACTCCCCCTCGATAGAGACGACGGTGCCCTCGACGTGGGCCGGCCGCTCGGTATCGACGATATCCTGAACCATCCGGGTCTGTTCGTCGGTTTCGAGCGCGTCACAGAAGACGGCAAAGGAGCGGCCAGCCGAGAGGAAGTCGCCGTACTGGCGGTCCACGACGGCGTCGTCGATACTGTCGAGGTCGGTCCGCTCGATGAAAAAGAGGCGATAGTCGGAGCCATCGTCGGCCGCGACGGGGCCGGTCTCGCCGGTGCCGTCGGTCGCCGACGGGTTCGCGTGGCGGAGGTAGAGGCGAATCAGTTCGAGCAGGCCCGCTCTCGTCCCGCGCTTGCGGTACAGTTCCGGCGCGCGGGCCAGCAGCTCCCGCCGGGCGCTCTCGGGCCACTCGCGGCCGATGTCCGCGGCCAGCCACCCCTCCAGCCACGACAGCGACTCGCTTGGAGCGCCGTGGGGGTCGAAGTACTCGCCGACGGACTCGATGGTCCGCTCGACGTCGACGAAGGAGGTCTCCATCACGGAGAGGAACTGTTCGAGGAAGGCCGCCGACTGCTGGTCCTCCTGATACAGCTCCGGCATGTGCCGGAGGTAGGAGGTCCGCGGACAGTACGCCCGGACGGCGTCGACCAGCGGCGAGGCGTCGGGCGTGCCGAGCAACTCGACGGCGACGTAGAGGTACCGACCGCTGGCGTCGTCGAGGAGGACGTCCTGTGGGTCTATCACCTCGCTGGTGGTCCACTCGTCGGCCGCCTGCGTCGCCAGTTCCGTCGTGGCCCGGTCCTGAAGTGACGCGACACTCGCCGGCGTCCACCCCGGAGCCATGAACGTCAGCGACTCCGGGTCGGCCGAGGCCAGCTCCCACACCGTTTCGACGCCGGCGTTGCGCAGCATCGCCGCGTTCCGGTCGGTCATCCCGTCGAAGCTGTCGGCGTCGAGCGACGACAACACCGGTTCGTCGGTCGCCAGATACCGGAGTCGGACCTGCGTGCTGGCCGACGAGCGGACGATGTCGAGGGTGACGCGGTGCCAGTCGATAGCCGTCGTCCCCGAATCGTACCGGAGGAAAGCGGTGCCGACGTGGCGGTCGTCCTCCGGGTGGGCCGCGTACTCGTGGACCTCCTCGAACCCGCGGCAGTGGCGTGACTCGCCGGCGACGACGTAGAGCGTCTGTGCGTCGGGGTCGCCGGCCTTGGCGACCATCTCCGTGGCCGCCCCCTCCAGAGCCACTCGTCTGTCGAACGCGCCGGTCGCAGCGTCGTAGACGAAGATGCCGTGGCCCGACCCGTCGTCGTACCGGCCGGAGACCACGGGCTGGTCGCCCAGGATGGTCAGACACGACGGGGTGAACGCCTCACCGTCGGCCTCGAACCCGGTGGCCCGCGTGGGGCCGTCTGCGTCCGGGCCTGCCTCGGGACGCCGAATCGAAGGGCCACCCTCGTCGTCGTCCAGCACGTAGGGCTCGCCGTCACGGACCGCGATGTCGAGCGGCGCGACGAGGTCGTCGGTCGCCACCGGCGAGGCGGTGCCGGCCCGGTCGACGGCGACGAGGTCGCCGTCGTCGAGGACGTAGATCGTCCCGTCGGCGTACGCCATCGCCGTCGGGTCCGTGAGGTCGGGTCCGAGCGTGCCGACGACGCGGTGGAGGTCCGTCGAGAGCGCCGTGATACTCCCGTCGGCGGCGTCACAGACGAACACGCGGTTGCCGCTGGCACAGATAGCGGTCGGCTCCGCGAGCGTCCGATCGGTGCGCTTGAGCAGGCGCTCGCGAGTCTCCGTCGTCGGGTCGTACTGGTAGACGCCGCCCTCGGTGCTGACGGTGTAGAGCGTGTCGTCCGGTGCGACGACCAGGTCGTGGACGCCGTCTCTGACGTCGAACCGGCGGGTCGTCGTCTGCGTCCTGAGAACGACTCCGCCGCCGGCCACCTCGACGTTGTCCATCACGCCGTCCGCCCAGTCCGTCTCACTCGTGGTCGTCGCGTACGAGAACTCCATCGCTACCGCCCCCCGTCGCCGGCCGCCATCGACAGCTCCGTCGTCACGTCGACGACGGCGAACAGCTCCCGCGGTCCGATGGCGATTGTGTCGTCTCTCGTCGTCCCGCCGTGGGCCGTGATATCCACGTCGGAGACGTAGTCGATACCGTCGAGGTCGGCCACTCGCTCCGCGATGTCGGCGGTCGACAGCGAGCGACCGAACGGCCAGCCCCCGGCTACGAGCGGGTGGACCAGCGAGTCGAGGGTCGCCCGCACGTCGGCCTCGTAACCGTCGTCGGTGTACCGAGGGTGGGCCTGCCCGGAGACGGTCACGTCCAGCCCGACGTAGGTCGGCCCCGTCACCGTCACGCGGTCCCCCAGCGTGGCGCGCTCGGTGACGTACTGCTCGACCGTGCCGAGAAAGCCCTCGCTGGGGGTCGGTCGGGGAACGTCCGGTGGTGCGTACGGGACCACGACGACAGTGACGGTCTCGCCGTCGACGACGACGTTGGTCTGGCCGACGCGGACCCCCGGCGTTCGGGCGGCCAGCGTCTCGTAGTCCGTTATCGTCACGCCTCGGTCGGGGGACCGGAGATCGCGTCGGAGACGCTCTACCGCCCCCGTGATCGTCTCCCGGTCGCGGCCGCCCGTCGCAGCACCGGCGGCCGCCACATCGAGGTCACCGAGCAGCGTCCCCCCATCGAGCGTCGTTCCGGGCGACTCGAACTGCCAGACGGCGTCGGGCGAGACACAGCCGTCCTCGCCGCCGCCGTAGACGTAGTCGGCGGTGACCGTCGCGTCGGCCGGCGGCACCCGCCCCTGTTCGCCGTCGCCGAAGGTGACCCGACCGGTCTCGCGGTCCAGCCGGTAGTGGGGGTCTGTCGGGCCGGACGCGTCGAAGTCGGCCACTTCGACGAAGGGCGCACCGTCGACCCGTATCTCAGCCGAGAACACCGGCGTGTGTTCCAGTTCGTAGGTCTGGCCGTTCAGCGCGGTCGGCTCGCCCAGTCCCGACACTTGCGAGAGCGTCTCGTCGCCGACGTGCACGCGGTGGCTCGCAGCGACCGTGTTCGGTTCGATGGCGTCCAGCTGGGGGGGTATCTCGTAGCCGGCCCGCTCGACGCGACAGCGAATCCAGACGTGCGCCGAGTCGGTCACGTCGAACGGAGCCCCGTCGTCCATCCGGGGCGCGTCGTCGGGCGCGAACAGTTCGATAGCGCCCCCCTCGTAGAGCGTCGTAGTTCGGTCCTCGGCGACAGTCAGGGGCCGCCATCCGTCGGCCCCGGGCGGCCGGTACGCCCACTGGAGGGAGACGGTCGGCTCGAAGTCGGGATCGCCCGGGTCGGCTGGCGTCGGCGCCGGGAGGTTCTCGTCGTGGTAGTTCGCGACCAGCGTGAGCGAGCGGCCCGCGGCGAACGGGTCCCCGTCGAAGCCGAGATACAGCTCGTCACCGCGTTCGACGGGGTTGCCGAAGGGGCGGTAGAACATGCCGTCGGTGTTGTTCTCCTGACTGTTGTCCGTCACGCCGTTCCGGTCGGCGGTGACGAGCCTCGCCAGCGAGGCGTCTGTCAACACCAGGTCGTGGTCCGTCTCGAAGCGGTAGCGTTCGTCGGTGCCGTCGGTGACCAGCAGGCGGCTCCCGGCCGGGAGCCGTTCGCCGGCGGCAGACGACGGCGGCGAGAGCACGACGGGGGCCGTCGCTGGCTCCTGTAACCGCCGGTGGTACCCCATCAACTGGAGGTACTTCTCGCGGTGGGCGTCGGTTATCTGGTCGAGCTGGTAGGTGTGTGTCTCGGTCACCCACGCGAGGACTTCGAGAATCGTGATACCCGGGTCGTGTGGATTGAAGTCCGTCCACTCCTCGGAGTAGGCCGGAATCAGCTTCTTGGCCTGTTCGAGATACGCCTCGTAATCCCTGTCGTCGAGGTTCGGTACGTCGATACCCATCCGTCAGTCCCCCATGGTCACTCGCAGGCGATGTGTACCGCTACAGACCAGCGTGTTCTGGGGGAGCGCCTCCTCGGCCTGCCGGCCTGTCAACGCCCGGCGTTCCCCGCTGGTTTCGACGTACGTAGTCACGTCGAGCGAAGCCGCGACTTCGGCGATACCGTCGATTCTCTCGACCAGCGTCTCGGGGTCGGGGAGCGTCCCGAACTCCCAGCCACCGCCGTCGCGCCCCGTCAGCGGGTGCAGATAGTCGTCGAGTTCCCGGCGGATACGCTGTTTCAGCAGCGAGACGCTCTTTACCGTCGGTGCGCGGACGGTCGCCTCGACCGATATCTCCGCGTATCCCGGCCCTCGGACGACGATATCCATCTCGTCGGACTCGACGACCGTCGCCGGCGCGTGGTCGGTGAGGGTGTCCCGGACCTGGTGTTTCAGCGCCATCGACGGGACGGGTTTATCCCGTTCGGTCTCCGGGACGATGATGACGGTCACCCTCGTCTCCCCGCCCGCCGCTGTCGTCTCGCACTTCACGGTCGAGAGCTCGCGGAACTCGGAGAGGGCGACCTGCTCGTAGTCGGCGGGCGTCACCGCTCGGCGGCGGTGTTTCAGCCGGTTAGCGGACCGCGAGACCAGTGCCTCGATAGACTCCGTGTCGGCGCCGCCGTCGGCCGACTCCGGGTTCGAGACGTCGTCGACGAGCGAGATGGGGCTTTTCAGGTCGGTAATCGTCCGGGCGTCGACGTTGCCGTCGCTGCCGCCCCCCGTGGTGTACGTCGCACGCACGTTGTCCTGTCCGCTGGGGGGTATCGCCCCGGCGTCACCGTCACCGAAGTCGACGGTGCCGAGCGTCTTGTTGACGACGTAGTGTCGGTCCGTCGGCCCCGAATCGAGGAAGTCGTCGACGCGCTGCCAGCGCACCCAGAACGCCGCGAGGTCGCCGCGTTCGTCGGACACCCGGTCGACCGCGTCGGGCCGGTCCGCCAGCAGGTCGCGTCGCTCGCCGGCCGACAGCGTCTCGGACTCGTCGACCCAGACGTCGATGCTCATCATGGGAGCGTGGGCACATCGAAACGACTGGTCGTGCGAGCCGTCCGAGGAGCCGAGCACCTCGTCCTCGACGGTCCGCTTGTTGTAGGCCCAGCGCGTGTTGAGATGGAGCCCTTCGAGCACCGGCGGGGCCGTGGTTCGGCTCGTTCGGTCGGCGGCGGTCTCGGCCGTCGCCGAGTCACGCGAGCCCTCGGCATCGTCCGGACGGTCGAACTCGTCCTGTGTCGTCCGCACCCGGATCCAGTGACGGCGCCGCCCGAACAGCTCGAACGCCGTCGTCTCCGACGGGACGGTCAGCGAGACGATGCCGCGCTCCGTGAACCCCCCGGTTCGGTCGCGGACGTCCAGTTCCGACCACGAGAACTCCGAGGGTGCCGTACAGTACTCCCACTCCATCCCCGGGTCGAACGACTGGGGGTAGGTCGTGTCCTCGACGGGAGCGAACAGGGTCAACGGACCGTCGCGGAGCGCGTCGTCGAACCCGAGATACAGTGTCTGGCTCGTGTCGGGGAGGTCACGGAACGGGACGTACGCCTCGGCGTGGTCGGTGAGGTCCTCGCTGTACGCGGCGTTGTTGTGCCGGAAGACGGCGTCGAACGGCTGGCCGCTGTGTTCGTAGTGGACCGTCACGTCGCCAAAGACCGGCGGGTCGAGGTCACCGTCGGTGCCGTCGAACCCCTCGACCTCCGGGACGTTCAGTCCCGGCTGACCGTAGTTGCCACTGACCAGCCGTGCCCGAACCCAGACGTTCTCGTGACCCGAGACGGTCGTCGCCTCGATGTCGTCGGGGACACTGAACGTGACGGTGCCGGCCTCGTGGAACGTGTCCGTGCCGTCCTCGATGTCGCCCAGTTGCACCCACCCCTCGCCGTTCCAGTACTCCCAGGAGAGCCGCGGCGCGCCGCCGAGGACGCCGACGTCCGTCCCCCGTCGTCCGGACGCCTCACCGTCGGTTGTCGTACCCCCCTCGCCGTCCGCGACGGTAACCGGACCGCCCGGCGGGGCGAACTCCAGCGTGGCGGTGCCGCCGGGTTTGGTGAACGCTTCCTCGCAGGCCACGTAGAACGCGGTCGGCGGCTGGGGCAGCTCGCCAAGCGGCTTGAGCGGCCCCTTCTCGGCCGACAGCGGCACGTCGTTCGACAGCATGAAGTCGGGATCGAGCCCCGAGGCGTCGTCCGTCTGGCCCGCGTGCAGCGACAGGTCACGCATCGACACCGAGAGGAGGTCCGCGTCGTCGTCGACGAGCCGACAGCGAAGCCAGCGGCTCTCGACGCCGTTTATCGTGTGTTCGACGACCTCGCCGGGGAGCTCGAAGGTGGCCTCGTAGGCCGACCCGTCGCTCGCCGTGTGCGCGCTCGCCGCCTGCGACCCCGCCCCGTCGTCACCGGCCTCGACCCGGTCTCGGAGTCGCTGTTTGTACGCTTCGATGCTGCTCTCGGCGGCGCGGTCCCGACCGGGCCGGGGCGGGCGGAGCCGGTGCCACCCCTCCTCGCCGGTGGCGTCCTCCCCGTAGTACTCCCAGACGACGGCCTCGGCGAAGGCGTCGTTGTCCACGTCGAGTTCGGCGGTGACGGCGAACGACGAGCCGGGGTTGAGAGTCAGCGTCTGCCCGCTGGCGACGTAGAGGTGGTGTTGCTGGTCGTCCGTCCCCTCGAACAGTTCGACTGCGTCGCCGTCGACGACCGCCGAGTGGTCGACGATACTGTCGGCCGCCGGGTCGACGGCGACGGCGTCGGTCAGCGTCGCCCCGGTCGCCTCGAACCCGCGGTCGCGCGGGAGCTCGAACAGCTGTGTGTCGTCACCCGACTCCGAGACGGCCTGTGTCCCGCCGGGGATGACCACGTTCCGGTCGAGGTCGTCGGGCACGTGGACGGTCAGCGGGACCCGAGCGGCCTTCGGCGGCCGTCGCTCGAAGCCCAGCACGTCCAGAAACGCGATCCGGTGTTTCTCCGGGACGCTGTTGAGCCGGTTGCGAACGTCGGCCTCGAACGTCGAGAAGATTCGGAGGAGCGTCCGGCCGGTGTCGGCCGTGGTCGGGTCCCACTCGTCCGTGTAGACGTCGGCCCGCTCCAGGAGAGCCTCGAACAGCGCCTCCTGGTCGCTGTCGTCGACGGTCGGGGGCGTCACCCATCACCCTCCGTTATGTAGAACGGGTACACCATATTCGCCAGGGCGTTCGTCGAGCGGACCCGGTAGTCGATATCGATGAGTATCTTGTTCGGCTCGTCCTCGTCGGTGTAGGCGTCGACGCCCTCGATATCGATACGGGGCTCCCAGCGGACCAGTGCTTCGCGAACCGAGGTCTCGATGACGTTCAGCGTCGCCGGCGTCGCCGCGGAGTAGACGTGGTCGTGGATATCACAGCCAAAGTCCGGGCGCATCACCCGCTCGCCTTTCGCCGTCCCGAGGATGATGCGGATGGATTCGGTGATGTCGTCGTCGGCCGCCGAGAGCTGGATGTCCCCTCGATGGTCGGGCTTGACGGGGTATGACCACCCCTTTCCCAGAAAGTCCTCCGACATGGCTCAGCCGATGAGGACGGTGGTGTCACCGCTGAGGATGGTGTTCGGTGGTCCACTCTCGATTATCTTATCGCCCATCCGTGCGGCGGGCATCCCGTTTATCAGCACGCTGGTCGACCCCTTGCCGACCACGCCGCCGACGTGGGGGGCCAGCCCGGAGGTGAGCGGACAGACGTGCATGTCCATCCCGGCACGCCAGGCGGGCTTGCCGCCGATGAGGACGTTCGGGCTGCCTGTGCCGCCGCTCAACGGCTTCCCGTGAGCGGTCGAGTCGCCGAGTCTGGCTGCTGGTTTCATGGGTCAGTTGAGCTGGATTATCGCGCCCTTGATCTGGAGCGGGCCGGTCGCGTTCACGTTCATGAGGCCGCTGCTGTTGAGGTCGAACTTCCCGCTGCTCGAGAAGGTCATCTGCCCGTTACTGTTCAGGTAGATTCCGCCGTTACTGTTTATTTCGACGGAATTCGACCCGTCGATGGCGATATCGTCGGCGGAGAGAGCGATTTCGCTGTTGGCGTCGACCTCCACGGAGCCGCTCCCGGAGTCGAGCGTGATGCTGTTGTCGTTGTTCTCGTCGCGGATGCGGATCGTCTCCGATCCGCCCGAATCGTCGATTACGATCTCGTTGCCCGCGCTGGTCTGGACGGTGATGCTCCCCTCGTCGGCGTCGTCGAAGGCGATCTTGTGGTCGCTACGGGACCGCACCTCTCGGATGTCGTTGTTCCCGTCGCTGTTCTTCTGTGGCGGTTTCTGCTTCCCGTTCCACAGCGACCCGATGACGAACGGTCTGTGGATGTCACCGTTCTCGAAGGCCACGAGCACCTCGTCCTCGACTTCGGGGAGGAAGTAGGTCCCGTACTGCTTGCCCGCCATCTCCGTCGCGATTCGGGCCCAGTAGCTCTCGTCGTCGGCGTCACGCCACGGGAAACTGAGCTTCACCCGTCCGAGGTCCTGTGGGTCCTCGTTGTCGGTGACGATGCCGACCGCGACGCCGTTGATACCGCCCTCGGAGGCCTGTTCACCGCCAAAGAAGTCGCGGTGGTTCATCCGGACACCTCGGTTGCCTCGAAGGTCGTTCGGTAGCCGCTGGCACCCATCCGGTGGGTCGCGTTGGTGACGTGGTAGGTCCCGGAGAACCGCGACCCGAGCTCCGCCAGGTCGACCGTTACCCCCGCCCGGAGCTCGGGAATCCCGTCGGTCTCACCGTGTGCCTGTACGGTTCCGCCGGACAGCTGATTCAGCTTCGTTTCGGCTATCTGTTCCGCTTCGTCGCGTGACATGGCTGGTATTCTGAAAACCTCCTTGTGTGTCGCAGT
The Halomicroarcula saliterrae genome window above contains:
- a CDS encoding phosphatase PAP2 family protein, which translates into the protein MDHFLADLLDALVRLDAVTMERIVAWRSPLATKLLTSATGLGSATAALVFVGVCYLAGWDEEYRHALVGLALSGVVVGTLMLTIARPFPPQPVCLTGGSETVATSFPSGHAAAVTVYAMTARRSETLPAGVVTALAGAVAFSRIYLGTHYLTDTVVGVAIGIAAFLLAEQLLARVDVTALERRASEAVGRE
- a CDS encoding phage tail protein yields the protein MEFSYATTTSETDWADGVMDNVEVAGGGVVLRTQTTTRRFDVRDGVHDLVVAPDDTLYTVSTEGGVYQYDPTTETRERLLKRTDRTLAEPTAICASGNRVFVCDAADGSITALSTDLHRVVGTLGPDLTDPTAMAYADGTIYVLDDGDLVAVDRAGTASPVATDDLVAPLDIAVRDGEPYVLDDDEGGPSIRRPEAGPDADGPTRATGFEADGEAFTPSCLTILGDQPVVSGRYDDGSGHGIFVYDAATGAFDRRVALEGAATEMVAKAGDPDAQTLYVVAGESRHCRGFEEVHEYAAHPEDDRHVGTAFLRYDSGTTAIDWHRVTLDIVRSSASTQVRLRYLATDEPVLSSLDADSFDGMTDRNAAMLRNAGVETVWELASADPESLTFMAPGWTPASVASLQDRATTELATQAADEWTTSEVIDPQDVLLDDASGRYLYVAVELLGTPDASPLVDAVRAYCPRTSYLRHMPELYQEDQQSAAFLEQFLSVMETSFVDVERTIESVGEYFDPHGAPSESLSWLEGWLAADIGREWPESARRELLARAPELYRKRGTRAGLLELIRLYLRHANPSATDGTGETGPVAADDGSDYRLFFIERTDLDSIDDAVVDRQYGDFLSAGRSFAVFCDALETDEQTRMVQDIVDTERPAHVEGTVVSIEGEFALGENSFLGINTGLTSRTFAMGEASLGEDTVLTPRPGEQASDS
- a CDS encoding DUF4157 domain-containing protein, with product MGFRTERESASRSDQSASSRGDTRYEAASSFDYDRYPDWRDDDGGSSTRRGPTLSRQEAADLCGFEPYRDGQEVQVQRLVDSHGAGKVRRWADEGMTVETMGKPRDMEQFRERQRERPPQVPWNVERQNARSVQRSRDAHLDSPKAGDAGVPDSVRDVIGSPGRQLDDSIQEAIEERMGDSLGDVRIHTGPQAAKACNDINARAFTVGNHVAFNTGEYDPETPEGQHVLAHELAHVRQQTGGAVSMLPQSGTLEIDPDERLERQAEQTAERVMRGGVIGVPGMRGSDVHVQRLAEDKVFHALALFEAENESGEVGEFRESQNANRISFLHNVAQDIIERGNKESELTEAEVDAAIARGEMDQSRSTDTDSHPGMETETSLGTLADKPKDLGAEIRSLSSAISEDLDQIALTDDQREALKGNIDPSYWEELSWNVIKGILGLKLGPAIIGVEVAEVTLRELWDRTSGSLDDRAEQIRRQVEQGEWQTETSDSQGVGKSRRD
- the trpB gene encoding tryptophan synthase subunit beta, encoding MPSPGEFEEFGGRHVPEPLEEPLAQLAEAFDDLKDDPEFREEFEYLLEHFAGRPTPVFYAETLSERYGADIYFKHEDLLHGGAHKLNNTLGQALLAKRAGKERLIAETGAGQHGTATAMVGALLDMDTTVYMGRKDIGRQRMNVFRMRLMGADVEPVARGNEGLAEAVDAAMEDLVENTEETHYLVGSAVGPDPFPRMVREFQSVIGREAREQIQDMHGDLPDACVAAVGGGSNSIGLFHAFKEDDVAFYGAEPAGKGLDSGQHSAALTATEQDDPQVFQGMKTKMIDEETENHSVSAGLDYPAVGPEHAALQSLGRAEYHGVTDEEALAAFRELSETEGIIPALEPSHAIALAIKLAEEDRHDTLLVNLCGRGDKDMETAAEKFDLAP